From Desmodus rotundus isolate HL8 chromosome 12, HLdesRot8A.1, whole genome shotgun sequence, one genomic window encodes:
- the TCHH gene encoding trichohyalin, translating to MSPLLRSIFDITEVFNQYASHDCDGAALCKKDLKNLLEREFGAVLQRPHDPETVDLILELLDRDCNGLIDFNEFLLFIFKVAQACYYALSEASGLEEKGAKREGKGNPLQDRRQVDQRRFEPRERQLEEERRQKRQQQEREFTEEEEQREKQERREQGLQRQEWETRLEEEELLHRSKRPAPEEFPVQERRRERQEQLPRRKGQELRRERLEEEEQLQRQRRRSQERLEQERRQQRLRSEQEPRLEEKLRREQELRREQEPRLEQKLRRQQELRREQEERREQEPSLEQLKREQEERLEEEERRQQELRRKRELRREQDPLLEQMRREQQLAEEEVQQEEPREQRGSRTLRWQRQLEREADARQSKVYSRPQRQEPQRRHQTHEEEDRRLQEREQRLREQEEDAQWRSHPLREESERQLRQEEEEQLRNLKWQWQAEQESERRRQRLAARPPLQEQRQEPGQLLREEELRRQRLQREQELQFHQEYLQEDQERGQRRDQKRRWQLEEESQRRGHTLYAKPAQREQLQGEEEQQQREKRLQERERQYREEEHLQREEEQLQREKRRQVRERQYVVEEEQLQQEEKELKRERRRQQRDRQYLEEEEELLHRDQRHQFRDDNQRSDLKFQWQPEKENEVGHYSKRRETEEKIRQLEDPQVREKQFQQDRWPLQYEQGEQQLDRQFPAKELQEREEQKGGKRRDRKFQEEEQLLKEEREEKRLQEEDRKFREEEQLLQEREEQLRRQERDGKFREKEQLLQEREEQQLLRQHSDRKLREEEQQLRRQEREQQLRQQRDRQFREEEQLLQEREEELLRERGDQLRLQERDRKFREEEQLLREREEQLRRQERDRKFREEEQLLQERGEQELLRQDSDRKLREEEQQLRRQEREQQLRQRRDRQFREEEQLLRERGEQLRRQERDRKFREEEQLLQEREEELLRERGEQLRRQERDRKFREEEQLLQERGEQELLRQHSDRKLPEEEQQLRRQEREQQLRQQRDRKFREEEQLLREREGQLRRQERDRKFREEEQLLRELEDQQLRRQESQRKLREEVEQLRRRELEQQLRQERDREFQKEEQFLQEREQMSRQERDREFREGEQLLQERDEQQLRRQERDRYLREKEQQLRRREEQQQREERELSRRQELNQLYREEEPLAREKRRLQEQELRQEEQRRRQELERKLREEEQRRRQQEEVQRRGQVREEKEKGRQQILESGKGQFASAPVRSSPLYEYIQEQRSQYRP from the exons atgtctccacTTCTGAGAAGCATCTTTGATATCACTGAAGTTTTCAATCAATATGCCTCACACGATTGTGATGGGGCAGCACTATGCAAGAAAGACCTAAAGAATCTCCTTGAAAGGGAGTTTGGAGCTGTCCTTCAG aGACCACATGATCCCGAAACGGTAGATCTGATTCTGGAACTCCTGGATCGCGACTGTAACGGGCTTATAGATTTCAATGAGTTCCTCTTGTTCATTTTCAAGGTGGCTCAAGCTTGTTATTATGCTCTCTCGGAGGCCTCAGGGCTAGAGGAGAAGGGAGCCAAGCGTGAGGGAAAGGGGAACCCATTGCAAGATCGCAGGCAAGTAGACCAAAGGAGGTTTGAGCCCCGGGAGAGACAGTTGGAAGAAGAACGCAGGCAGAAGAGGCAGCAACAAGAAAGGGAGTTCACCgaggaagaggagcagagggagaagcaAGAGAGACGTGAGCAAGGGCTGCAAAGGCAAGAATGGGAAACGCGCCTTGAGGAGGAAGAGCTGCTGCATAGGTCCAAGAGGCCGGCGCCTGAAGAGTTTCCTGTCCAAGAGAGGAGGCGAGAAAGGCAGGAGCAGCTACCCCGGCGGAAAGGGCAGGAGCTGAGGAGGGAGCgcctggaggaagaagagcagcTGCAAAGGCAGAGGCGCAGGAGCCAGGAGCGCTTGGAGCAGGAGAGGCGCCAGCAGCGGCTCAGGAGCGAGCAGGAACCCCGCTTGGAAGAGAAGCTCAGGCGCGAGCAGGAGCTCAGGCGCGAGCAGGAACCGCGCTTGGAACAGAAGCTGAGGCGCCAGCAGGAGCTGAGGCGCGAGCAGGAAGAAAGGCGTGAGCAGGAGCCGAGCTTGGAGCAACTGAAGCGCGAGCAGGAGGAGAGGcttgaggaggaggagaggcgcCAGCAGGAGCTGAGGCGCAAGCGAGAGCTGAGGCGCGAGCAGGATCCGCTCTTGGAGCAGATGAGGCGTGAGCAGCAGCTGGCTGAGGAGGAGGTACAGCAGGAAGAGCCCCGTGAGCAGCGTGGGAGCCGCACCTTGAGGTGGCAGCGGCAGCTGGAAAGGGAGGCCGATGCCCGTCAGAGCAAAGTCTACTCGAGGCCCCAAAGGCAGGAGCCGCAGAGGCGCCACCAGACGCACGAGGAAGAGGACAGGCGGCTCCAGGAGCGTGAGCAGCGActgagggagcaggaggaggacgCCCAGTGGCGAAGCCATCCCCTCCGAGAGGAGAGCGAGAGGCAGCTGCgccaggaggaagaagagcagcTCCGGAACCTCAAGTGGCAGTGGCAGGCTGAGCAAGAGAGTGAGAGGCGCCGCCAGAGGCTGGCGGCCAGGCCCCCATTGCAGGAGCAGCGCCAGGAGCCCGGACAACTGCTCCGAGAGGAGGAGCTGCGCAGACAACGACTCCAGAGGGAGCAGGAGCTGCAGTTCCACCAGGAGTACCTCCAAGAGGATCAGGAGAGGGGGCAGCGCCGCGACCAAAAACGGAGGTGGCAACTAGAGGAGGAAAGCCAGAGACGCGGCCACACGCTCTACGCCAAGCCAGCTCAACGCGAACAGCTGCAGGGGGAGGAAGAGCAGCAGCAACGGGAGAAGAGGCTTCAGGAACGGGAGCGACAGTATCGGGAAGAAGAGCATCTGCAGCGGGAGGAGGAACAGCTGCAGAGGGAAAAGAGGCGCCAGGTACGGGAAAGACAGTATGTGGTGGAGGaggagcagctgcagcaggaggaaaaggagctgaagagagaaaggaggcgCCAGCAGCGCGATAGGCAGtatctggaggaggaggaggagctgctgcACCGGGACCAGAGGCACCAATTTCGGGATGATAATCAGCGCAGTGATCTGAAATTTCAGTGgcaaccagaaaaagaaaatgaagttggtCATTACTCCAAACGCAGAGAGACTGAAGAAAAGATCCGGCAATTGGAAGATCCCCAGGTGCGGGAGAAGCAATTCCAGCAGGATCGGTGGCCGCTGCAGTACGAACAGGGAGAGCAGCAGCTCGACAGGCAGTTCCCAGCCAAAGAACTGCAGGAGCGAGAGGAgcaaaagggagggaaaaggcgAGACAGGAAGTTCCAAGAGGAAGAGCAGCTgctaaaggaggaaagagaggagaaacgccttcaggaagaagacagaaagTTCCGTGAGGAGGAACAGCTTCTCCAGGAAAGGGAAGAACAGCTGCGCCGCCAGGAACGCGATGGAAAATTCCGGGAGAAGGAACAGCTCCTGCAGGAACGGGAAGAACAGCAGCTGCTTCGCCAACACAGCGACAGAAAGCTCCGcgaggaggagcagcagctgcGCCGCCAGGAACGAGAGCAACAGCTTCGCCAGCAGCGCGACAGACAATTCCGTGAGGAGGAACAGCTTctccaggaaagggaagaagagctgCTCCGGGAAAGGGGAGACCAGCTGCGTCTCCAGGAACGCGACAGAAAATTCCGTGAGGAGGAACAGCTCCTGCGGGAAAGGGAAGAACAGCTGCGTCGCCAGGAACGTGACAGAAAATTCCGTGAGGAGGAACAGCTCCTTCAGGAAAGGGGAGAACAGGAGCTGCTTCGCCAGGACAGCGACAGAAAGCTCCGcgaggaggagcagcagctgcGCCGCCAGGAACGAGAGCAACAGCTTCGCCAGCGGCGCGACAGACAATTCCGTGAGGAGGAACAGCTCCTGCGGGAAAGGGGAGAACAGCTGCGTCGCCAGGAACGTGACAGAAAATTCCGTGAGGAGGAGCAGCTTctccaggaaagggaagaagagctgCTCCGGGAAAGGGGAGAACAACTCCGCCGCCAGGAACGTGACAGAAAATTCCGTGAGGAGGAACAGCTCCTGCAGGAAAGGGGAGAACAGGAGCTGCTTCGCCAACACAGTGACAGAAAGCTCCCCGAGGAGGAACAGCAGCTGCGCCGCCAGGAACGCGAACAACAGCTTCGCCAGCAGCGCGACAGAAAATTCCGTGAGGAGGAACAGCTCCTGCGGGAAAGGGAAGGACAACTCCGCCGCCAGGAACGTGACAGAAAATTCCGTGAGGAGGAACAGCTTCTCCGGGAATTAGAAGACCAGCAGCTGCGACGCCAAGAGAGCCAAAGGAAGCTCCGCGAGGAGGTCGAGCAACTCCGCCGCCGGGAACTGGAGCAACAGCTTCGCCAAGAGCGCGACAGAGAATTCCAGAAGGAGGAACAGTTTCTTCAGGAAAGAGAGCAGATGAGCCGCCAGGAACGCGACAGGGAATTTCGTGAGGGGGAACAGCTCCTCCAGGAAAGGGACGAACAGCAGCTGCGTCGCCAAGAGCGGGACAGATATCTTCGCGAGAAGGAGCAACAGCTGCGCCGCCGGGAAGAGCAGCAGCAGCGGGAGGAACGAGAACTGAGCCGCCGGCAGGAGCTAAACCAGCTGTACCGAGAAGAGGAGCCATTGGCCCGGGAGAAGAGGCGCCTTCAGGAACAGGAACTGCGGCAAGAAGAGCAGAGACGCCGCCAGGAGCTGGAAAGGAAACTCCGGGAAGAGGAGCAGCGCCGCCGCCAGCAGGAGGAGGTGCAGAGGCGTGGCCAAGTtcgggaggaaaaagaaaagggccGTCAGCAGATTCTGGAATCTGGCAAGGGTCAGTTTGCCAGTGCCCCGGTGCGCTCCAGCCCTCTCTATGAGTACATCCAAGAGCAGAGATCCCAATACCGCCCTTAA